Part of the Nicotiana sylvestris chromosome 2, ASM39365v2, whole genome shotgun sequence genome, TTCGCTAGTCTTTCTTGTAAAGTTTCTCTTACTCCTGATATTGGTCGTGCTGtaaatggaaatgattatttaaCTGTTACATGCCATTGAatagatgataatttttgtatgcaaaaacgtattattgcttttaaatatgatgaagatcaaagtcatactgGTGCGTTTATAAGTGCTACTATCCATGAAGTTGCTTTATTTTATAATCTTTCTGAAAAAGTTTTGTGTATGTCATTTGATAATGCTTCAAACAACACTTCTGCTATTACATTACTAAAATTGCATCTACGCCCACCACTTCCTGAAATATTTCATattagatgtgcatgtcatatttataacttgattGTGAAGAGTGGCCTTGACTTATTTCACAATGAGATCACTTTAGTTAGAAGAGCTGTTGGtgtaattcaaggaaataatagaagtgctagattaaatgcatttaaggaaaaatgtgtacactatggactaaaaccaagactcatgcctgaagaaatagttactaggtGGAATTATACTTATGTGTTCCTaagatgttgttataaatatagaatgcctataactgaagttgctaattctcATTGTACCGATCCTAACCGTCTGTTAACATCTAAAAATTGGGATGTCATTCATGATGTtgtacaatttttacaaaaattttatgtggctacacttgagttttctggagcttatTATCCTACTATTGTAAATGGTTTAGTTCACattgctgaaatttctcttttactacaTAAGTTGAAGGCGAAAGAGGGATATACTAATGTTGTTGAAACCAtgctagataagtttaaaaaatatttcttcccaATTCCCCCTATTTACCTAATTGGTGCTATTTTAAACCCTACTATCAAAATGATAAAGTGTCGCCAATTAATcaatgctttatatacttatatggatatAGGACCAACTGAAACTCCTGATACTGAGACTTGTATTTCTGATCTGCACAAACATTTACaaattttgtataattattatgctaacattgttgatgcttcttcggttgtagatgcaaatattccttcaaGTAATACTTCAACATCTGGAACAAATTTGGAAGATGATGATAATGTTCAAGATTATTTGATTTGGTCTACATTAGGAGAGCATCAACAAACCAGTAGCCGGAATATTGATGAACtccaattctacttgcaaaagtcacCGGATCCCCTCACAAATGATTTTTTACCTCTGAGTTGGTGGAAGAGCAACGCAAATCAGTTTCCTGTTCTTTCGGCCATGGCTCGAGACGTTCTAAATGTGCCTATTTCAAcagtcgcatcagagagcgcatttagccaagcaagacagcAACTAGGAGATACCCGTCATTCATTGGGCAACAACGCTTTGGAAGTTCTAGtgtgcttcagagattggattagatcagAACGACGAAATCAAGGGCGCGACGAGGTAGATGAAGAGGAAgaccaagaaattggagatataatggtttatggtaccgatTATAATACCGGAAACCAAACACCTCACATTGACATGGAAGAGCTTACAAAGATGAGCAAAACATTTGATTTACTATTACTTCTTTTTGTTTTAACAATTGTTGTAAAttttttaatttgcaagttcaaatatttaaaaaatcaaaaaagaacttgcaaattaattagAAGTACTATATATTATTCAATAAAAATATCAAAGTTACTTAAATATTATGAATTTTTTATATTGCATAATGTCTTATACTCTTAttcaatattttttatatagacTTATGCATTTATGTTAATATGTTTTATGTTTTACACTTTTAGTTTGTTCTTTTAATTCTAACCCTTAAAAGTTCAATTCTAATCtttaattttaacccttaaagtttgaaaacacttaagtacttaactatcaataatattgaaaaagaaaaatataagatagttaaaaaaaaataatacgaAAGCCCGAACCGCCCAAACCCGCTAAGCCCGAACCCGTACGGGCCCTATAGAACCCGAAAAATTCCAGCCCGCCACCAGCCCGTTAACTTCAGCCCGTTAACAACTCGCCCGTAACCCTAATGGGCTGACCATTTTTGTGTCCAGCCCGTCCCAGCCCGCCCGATAAACACCTTTAATTGAAAGTACCTCATTTCTTaagtacaaaaaaaaattaagtgcTGAAACTAATTTGTAATGAACAAAAGGCTACCTTTCACTTGGTCTCGTGTTGAAATTGAATTCTGAGAAGGAAAAGATGCAACTGTTGGATTAATTCTGAAAACTTAATACTTATGGGTTCTAAATAGAGTTAATTTGAATTACTATGAGTTTCTCTTTTACATACTGGTTAATAAAGACATGTCCAGGATTTTAAGTTTAAGAGTTCCTACAAAAATTTCAAGTTAATACACAATAATATCTGGATTAACAGACTGAGCTCCAAACTAAATATTCTtatacatttgatgaatttttcaATACAAATACAAAATTTTGGCAAAAGTTACTGTGTTCACGAAAATTCATAACTAATACACTAAATCTGCCCCTGAGCTTCAGCGTACAGCGAATAGTGAAATTCCAACGCACAAAATTAGTGTGTCCCTCTTGGAACACttagaatttatatatatatatatatatatatatatattgaataaAATATAAAAGTTGAATATGTGAACTCCTCTTTGTTCTTCGAATATCTAGTACTAGAACTTTATGGTATAGAGCTTCGAAAATTGGCTACATTGATTAGTTTCTTCCTCTCTTCTAGTCATTTTCACCCTTTATTGACAATAGATAGAATTATAGAAACCACTAGGCGCTAGTATTCATCATTCAAGATAACTTGGTAAAGTTAGTCCATTTTGCTAGCTAGCTTATTTTAGGCATTCCACAATATTGAGTACCTTGAAAATGATTTAGGGCTCGTTTGGTACGAGAGATAATGGATAATTAATTCTGAAATTAAATCTTTATCTCATATTTAATTGTGATAAAAATGTGGTATAGCTAATCTCGGGATTGTAACGTTTTTTAATCCGCATTGGACGAGTAACATAACTAACTCCGAAATAATTAATCATGAGACAACTTGTTTCCCGACCAGATGACCCCTTATTGTTTCCGGGGAAAATTTCTAAAGCTAGAGCTGGAATGTACGAATAGAAATTCTGATCTTGTTCCCTTCAGTATAGCATTATGAAATCTATAAAAATGAAATAAGCACTTGGACATTCTTATTTGTCTTTActctttctttttaaaatttctaCTATTTAAAGGGTCAATGTAAGGACGATTATGAGAATTAAATGAACAATTATTTTGTGAAAGACTCTTAGAATCTTTATGattcctctttttctttgttcttgtgtAAGTACTCATTATTTCTTTTCCCTCTTtttctgagtttttttttttgcttttcaaaAGGACGATTATTTTCCAATTTAAGATAAAAATGTAGGTAAGCATGTGCCACCCAAGAATGTCCTATCAAACAGTTGAAAGCAATAAATAGTCCAAAGTCCAAATAACACTTGAGAGTTGAGACCGTACGTACACTGCAACGGTATTTCGAACCAAACGGAACTCTTTGGCTATTGGCCCCCACCAAATTCAAAAACTTCACCGTTTATTTAGGTGGCGtttgaatttaattttaatttactaATGTTTCCATAACCGTTTATAACAAAAGTAATGTACTTTAAATAGCCTTTTTAAAATGTAATTTGAGTTAAATCATCACATGTGTCATGTAAGGGTATTTAAGAGAGTTTATATATTTTAATCAGGTTAGTTATTGTCCTAAGGTTTGATGTTAGATAGTCAAATAGTTTCACATGATATTATTTCTAATTTAGTAAGCTCATATTCTTATGCtcctatatttatattaaaattcatcaataaacactaaaatTGCTTTGCACGATGTTAAGTAATATGCAATGCACACAGATTGCGTAAGTACATCTAAAAGGATTTGTAAATGTCTTAAAGTCGTTTGACTACTTTCgtcttattttcattttttactaATTGTAAATGGAGGAATTAGTACGCATACCATATAATGCCTCGTACCTCTTCCGCGATCGGGGTGATTAGAATAGCAAAACAATTACAAATGTTAATTGTATAATAAAAAACCAATCATGACTTTTATATTTTTGTACGAGGTAAACAAGTAATTGCGAGCTTGGGAAAATCGCCAGCTGCATAAATTTTTTAGTGTAAATACATCTGTTAATTTTGTAaaatcaaaatatgctaaatatCGTTATTTTGACAAAATTGGAGTAGTTTACTAAACCAAGCAAGCCTAGATTTGTTTCCTAATAGTAGTGTGCCCTGCACCAAAGCACCAACTAAGAAGGATTATAAATAGGCATCCTGCTAATTTCCTAAGTTATTCATTCAATTTTACTTTTACGTCCTTATTGTGTTCATTCTGACTTGTGGTATTGACAGATGTTATCTACCTTTACTTTTGAGTAGCATTTTGCTATTATTAGCTATGTTACTTTTACTTGAAAGGATGTCCAAAAATTCAAACTCACCCTATTGTTTCTTTCCATCTATAAACATTATTACTTCCTCCGTTCATTTTTAATGGTTCATAATTAACTTTGTATTCCCTTTAaacataataaataaaatatatcttTTACCATAATACTCATAATAATAATAgcattttaaatcttgaaaaataagtAGGAAAAAAATTGTTTTTATCTTGATTTGCTAAAATTgataaataaaagtaaaaaaatatattttagtaTAGTGAACAAGTAAAAATGAACAgagaaaatattaaataaaagctCGTTAATGCATAATAAATAATTAAGTACAAATAATACAAAAAGTACAATATTTCCGGTTAAAAGGACGAAAAAAAAGACATTCTCCCTATAAGAAAAATATGTATGCTATTCCTTAAATATGCATTCTTGTTACAATTTCTAAGTATGTATTATTACTCCGACTTCACTGTCATCTTAATAACCATATAGTTGGAGAATCAAATCTATGATTATTTAATTATTAAGCAAATCATGTTAAAAGACGCCAAGAAAGAAACCATTattagaaaaagagagagaagagattTTAATTCAAAATCCAACAATCATTAATATTTATTTGAtgctaaaaacaaaaaagaactctttttcctttttctcttgcAAAAGTGTACCCAAATTCCTCAGCAAATTTTCCAAGATTCTTCCCTTTCTCTATCTCTATCAGTAACATTTACATAGTTGTGTTTTCGCTCTGCTAATTTTCTCTCTCTAGCCCCCCTTTTTTCTTACAATTTCACAAACACCCACGAATCTTTCTCTCTCTTCTGGTCTAGTAAATATAAACACTACCCATTTTCTGCTCTGTTCAGCTCATAACTGGTTGTCTCAATTTCTGCATTTAAACATATAGTAGTAATTAAAACAGTGCTTACAATCACATATGCACATGCtcttctctgtgtgtgtgtgtgtttgtgagGTGAGTGGCAACTTCTATCGTTTTCTTGAAGGAAGCCCTCGTGAAGTTCATGTGAAACTATGGTATACAAAGAGATCTGAGAAAAAAGTAAACCAAAAACAAAGACCTTTTTATGATAGTAACGGGTCACTTGCTCCTTAGCCACTACACTAGAACAACTAGTTTCTCTCTTGATTCAGGTGAGTAATGTAGTGTTTCTCTCTCATCTTTGCTTTCTCTTTAATTACCACCATTTAGTCAGAATATACAGTGACCCTTTACTTCTAATAAGCTATTTAAAGCTTGAAACTTTTGGTTGGTTAATTCAGGTGTTGTTCGAGAAGAAAAGTGGGGCTGCTTTGTTATTGTCGAATCACTGTTTGGTGTCTGTGAGTATTTGAGTTAAATATACTGGGGTGCGGACAGTTTGGAATCTTTATGCTATAGTTGAGATGAGTTTTTGTTTTCGCTTTGTTTTCTTTGTTGGGTAGTAAGCAAGAGTGGCAGCTGGCTAATTGGATTTTTATTGCCTAATGATTTGGTTTAAGATTTTTCTGCTTGGGAATTTTAGCAGTCACTGGACGTGAGATTGGTTAATTGTGAAGGTGTATAATAGTTGCCGGGTGTGGTTGATAGTCTTGGAAGGTGAATCTTTGAGGAATTGAGTTTGATTAGGTCATTATTACTTGGTTCTGGGGTGTTACTAATGAGATTTTACTGGTGAGTTTGGAAGACATTTTAAAGTTGGATTTTTTTTTGGGCATAATTGAGAAGATTTAGAGAGAGAATGATGCATTGGTTGAAGTCTAATCATAATTCAAGAATATTTCCGTTTTTGGATCAATATATGTACTGATCATGACCAGGGCTGTCCGTGACCGGATTCTTAAGGATGCAAATGGAAACATTAGTGATCACCTACGAAACCACATACATTTGACAAATTGTATTCATTTGAAGAACCACATGCATAAGCAGAGCCCCATCTTGGGTGACAGGTCCCTTATGAGGGAGCTTGTTGTCCTTCAGAGGTCAAGGTCGTTGAGGGATCCTTCTGCAAGTCCACCCTCATGGCATTCTCCTTCTGTTGTCGATGCCCTTCTTAAAACAAGTGAAAGGAGGGATGCTGTTGTCAGCAGTGGTAGGCGGTCTCTAGGCGTAGACCGGCCTATGAATGCTAGAGGTTTATCTGGAAGCTCACCTCCTTTAGCTGGCCGATCGACATCTAGAGTCGCTTCTGCAGAGATTAATACTGAGCGAGTAGCAGGGGCTCCGAGTGACCGAAGTAGCAAGAGTGGAATTCGAGAGCGGAGGAGAGTTAGGAGAGAAGAATCAAGCGGTAGGAATCTGGGAACTGACTTCAAGGATGAGCGTCCAGATGATTTGGTGCACAATACTGTTTCAGAGAACTCTGAACTAAGGGATAGAATTAGCAATGAAATAGAGAGGCAGAGGTGTGATGATCGAATAAGGACCCTCTCTGAGCAATTAAATAATGTTCCAATGGACAGTGATGAGGTAGCTTCTTCTCATGGAAGGCAAACTCGTAATGAGAAATTTGCAGTGCAAGCGGAGGCAACCACTCGTGGCTATGGAAGTAGCAGAGTAAAACAGCGCAAGTTTCGACGGGCAAGAAGAGCTCGGGCTTCTGTTCCTTCAAGAGATGCTCTTGCCCACAATGAAATGTCTGTGGCCTCAAATTCATTAGGTCAAGCTTCAGCtcaccaaaaatatcatgcagAAGAGTGCTACGAAGAGTATGCCAACCAGAATGTGGCAAGGGCTCCAAGGAATGGATGTGGAATTCCTTGGAACTGGTCAAGGATTCATCATAGGGGAAAATCATTTCTTGACATGGCAGGTAAGAGCTTATCTTGTGGTTTGTCTGACCCAAGGTCAAAAAGAAGTGGTATTGGTCACAGAGGGAGGGACTCTGCTGATATGCCAATAATGTCCGAATACTCGAGTTCATCTAGTCAATCTGAGGCAGAGGCGTTGCCCTTACTACTGGATGCTTCAAATTCTCAGGGAAGTACAGACAATCCTGCTTGGGTTCACAATTATTCGGGAGAGTTGGGTATCTATGCTGACAATTTGCTAAAGCAAGAACTTGACTCGGATCTTGCTTCGGAAGCTAGATCAGGTCAGAAACACAAATTTCGTAGGCGTGGCAATAGTAGGCACCAGAGTCTAACACAAAAGTATATGCCAAGAACTTTCCGGGATCTGGTAGGACAGAATTTAGTTGCACAAGCTCTTTCAAATGCTGCTGTTAAGAGAAAGGTTGGCTTGCTTTATGTTTTCTATGGGCCCCATGGAACAGGAAAGACCTCATGTGCCCGCATATTTGCAAGGTCATTAAATTGCCAATCGATTGAGCATCCCAAGCCTTGTGGGTTTTGTGATTCTTGCGTTGCACATGATATGGGAAGGAGTCGGAATATAAGGGAAATAGGTCCTGTCAGTAATTTTGATTTTGAGAATATGATGGATCTTCTTGATAATATGATTGTTTCCAAACTGCCATCCCAGTATAGGGTTTTTATTTTTGATGATTGTGACACACTGTCACCTGATTGTTGGAGTGCTATTCTAAAGGTCGTCGATAGAGCCCCTAGGCGAGTCATTTTCATGCTTGTATCCTCAAGTCTTGATGTCTTGCCTCATATAATCATATCTAGGTGCCAGAAATTCTTTTTTCCCAAGTTAAAGGATGCGGATATCATCTATACTTTGCAGTGGATAGCAACCAAAGAAGATCTTGAAATCGATAAGGACGCACTCAAGCTTATTGCATCAAGATCAGATGGATCGTTGAGAGATGCTGAAATGACTCTTGAGCAATTGAGTTTGCTTGGGCAGAGAATCTCTGTTCCTCTTGTGCAGGAGCTGGTGCGTTTTCTGGCATTTTCTCTGATCAAAAGCCAAGGAACTCCTTCTTGCTTGGCAGACCAAGATCTCATACTTTATTGCTAAAGCATTTATATTATTTATCTAATGATCTCACTTTAACCTTATTTTATTTGCAAATGTATGCATGGAATGTCCAAATTAAAGTTCAAAATTTTTGTGCAAgagttttgttttctttcatgcTCCCTTTCCTCAATGGGGAGATTACTGAACATGCTTTGATTTATCATACTGCATCTTTTATCAGGTGGACATAGACCTTCACAGCGTTTGAAGGAGATTTTAGTTTTTCATTCTTTTTACCTTAAAGTATGCTTTCACCAAGAGGGTGGCATATGATTGACTTCCATTTGGTTTCATAAGTTTTTAGCAAAAAGCTTTAGCCAAATGAGGAAGTTAGGTGTCTAAGGCTAGTTAAACTATTATCTTTCACTTCAGGAATGCGCCTTTCTTTCGTAAGAGGATATCATGTTTTAACTGTAAGAGGTTTAAGTATCTTTCACTTCAGGAATGCGCCTTGTCTTTCGTAAGAGGATATCATGTTTTAACTGTAAGAGGTTTAAGTATCAGTTTACAGTGCTGCTGAAGCATTAGGGATCTTGAATGTGAAATTTAACAGGTTATCCAATTATATGATAGAAGCCTTGGCGCACATTTGAATGTACTTTAAGCTTCCTATAGAACCAAAATTGCCTCTAATGGACTTGTAATTGCGTGTTGCATAATAATATCGAGCAATTTAGAAAGGCATTTAGTAGATATTGTTCTCTGATGAAGAAGTGGAATCTGCTTTATTAGAATTACTTCCACTTGCTTTTATGGATGACTTCTATGGAAAATCATGCTATTCTCTGTAGAGGCTAAGCTTTGCTTCATCTTCTTTGAAAAGTTGCCTGTTAACTTAATTTTATATATGTAAATCAAACATTCTGATAACTTTTTTATGACTTGACCGCTATTACAGGTTGGACTTATATCTGATGAGAAATTAGTGGACCTACTTGACTTGGCGTTATCTGCAGACACTGTCAATACGGTGAAACATTTGAGGGAGATCATGGAATCTGGTGTCGAACCCTTAGCTTTAATGTCGCAACTTGCTACAGTCATAACTGATATACTTGCAGGGAGCTATGACTTCACAAAAGAAAGGCCTCGGAGGAAGTTCTTTCGCCGCCAAGCATGTAAGTGCTCCATAATTTGGTTATTCCGTAATAAATGAGTTATTCGTTGTCCTGCTTGATAGATCTATATGATACTGGATACTAAACTACTGGCAAACAGCTCATGATTGCCAGGCAGTACATCATTGCATTTCCCTTTATAAGTCTTGCAAATGAAAGTTAATCAACATGGCTTCCCAAGCAATTTGCCACTAGAATCTTATATCACGTTCCTCAAGTCAACTAATTGCCTTCTCATGCTCTTTCGATAAAATCTCACAGGAACTTCCAGACTTTATATGCCATCTTAATCGTATTGTTCTCCAGGTTCAGCTTGATCTTACTTTCCTCTGTTCTTTGGTTGCAGTATCAAAACAGGATATGGAAAAATTGCGTCAAGCTCTGAAAACACTGTCTGAAGCTGAAAAGCAGCTGAGAATGTCAAATGACAGACTTACCTGGCTTACAGCTGCATTGCTGCAACTTGCTCCAGACCAGCAGTATATGTTGCCCAATTCCTCTGCAGACACTAGTTTTATTCAAAGTCCACTAGGCTTGAATAATGCAGGGGGAACGGAAAGACCCAGGAAAAGTAATGTTGAGCATGCTGACTTGCCACACAAAGACACAAAAGGTAGGGTAGAAAACTTTCAAGCTGGAAGTTCTGGTGATATTTACTCTGACTCCAGGATGAAAGGTGTTTGCATTGGTGGAAAAGGGCATAATGGAGCTGGAGTATTTGCTCAGAAGGCTTATAGCGTCTCTAGTGATAAAAATCGAATGAGCAGTGGCCAGCTTCCTGATAAGTTGCACCATGATATTGAAGAAATATGGTTAGAAGTGCTTCAAAATATCGAAATAAATGGCTTAAAAGAGTTCATGTATCGAGAAGGGAAGCTTACCTCACTCAGCTTTGGAGCAGGTACATTCGTTTAGGTTTCTTACAAGTATCATTAGCTATGTCTTGTGGTCATGACTAGTGAATTGTTCTTAATTATTTTCATTGCTTGTGCATTTCAACTGCATGTTTAATCAGCAGGTCAAAACTGGAAAAGTTTTCTCGGCTAGATCAGTTTAACACATTAACATTAGCTAAAAACAGATCTTGGTTATTTTTAACATTGTTATGGGGCCTGCAATCTTTTAAGAAACGATTATGGAGTGGATCCAAGAAAAGCTTCTTTTCTCTTATTCAGAAAAAAATCTGGACCATAAAAAAAGAAGTTGGTTGGGCTTTCTTGGACAACCCTGTCTATTCAAGTTTCTTGGATATATTCGTTGGTTTCTTGGTTAATAGAGATCTTGAGCGTATATTTACAGATGTCTAGGATGTTAAACTTGCTATTTTTGTGGGGGAGGTGGATTTGACTTGGAACCTAGTAACATAAAGTGGGCACATTTTGACATGCATATGGTGAGCACTTCATTTGAAAGCCCTGTTGCAGCTGCTGTAGTAGCAGGCTGTTATTCCGAGAGTGATTTTAGTGCTTCATTCTTATTCCCTCATTCTTTTGAAACTCTCTTTATCTCATTCCTGATGTACATCTTTTGGTTACCTGCTTAATTTACATCCATGTTAACAAAATGCATTGCTTGCCTTCCTGAATACTACTCTTTTCACTTTTTAACTTGGTTCCGTTTGTAAGTCCATATTCATTCTGTTGTAAGATACCCTTTTGACTGGCATCTAATTGTTGTAGTTTTGGACTTCCTGTAATTCAAACATTTGAAAAAAAAGGTCATGCTGACTTGTAGCAATTGTATATGCTTTGCATATGTTCCACATGACATATGAGAGAGGGAAGGAGGGACTCTGTTGGAAAGATATGTTTCATGTACAGTGTGTCATATTGTCATTCAAAATTGAATGGACAGATGCTGCAATttttttttccttgtacaaagCATTTTTAGGTTATTATGCTGTTGTCCTGACATCTTGTTGGAAAAAACAGTATCAAATACTGCTCAGTGATGCTTCATTGTAGACGGTGTGTGCGCTCATCTAATTTGCTAATTTCGTTGCAGCTCCAACAGTGCAGTTACTCTTCAGCTCACATCTGACGAAATCTAAGGTAGAGAAATTCAGGGGTCATATTTTACAAGCTTTTGAGTCTGTTCTTGGATCCCCAGTGACAATAGAAATCAGATGTGAATCGGGGAAAGACGTCAGGGCTGGACCAATGGTCTTGTCTGCATCTCATATAGGTGCAAGCCCCAGCATTTATGGTAATGGGATGAGAATGGCAGGTCCTGATGAAAACACCAGGACGCAAGTAAATGTCAGAGAAGGTTTGGCTtttgcaaagcttgactcaagagGAATAGGTGATAGCGAGATAATTGAAGAGGAAGCTTCTCCAAGAGAATTAAAACACCATGGTCAGATCGACAACAATACACGATCTGATTTGCCGGGAGGGACAATGTCTATAGCAAAAAATTCATCCACCTCCATACCTGAACGAAGAAAATCAGGGGATAGAAGCCAGAGTTTGAGCCTAGTTAAGAGCAAGGTATCTCTTGCCCACGTAATTCAGCAGGCAGAAGGATATACACAACCAAGTAGCTGGTCAAAACGCAAGGCTGTTTCTATTGCTGAAAAGCTTGAACAAGAGAATTTGTATGTACCTCTTTTTCCCATCTTTCTTGTATTACCACGTTATATATATGATTGTATATATAACCATATTCACA contains:
- the LOC104247862 gene encoding protein STICHEL-like 3, which translates into the protein MTRAVRDRILKDANGNISDHLRNHIHLTNCIHLKNHMHKQSPILGDRSLMRELVVLQRSRSLRDPSASPPSWHSPSVVDALLKTSERRDAVVSSGRRSLGVDRPMNARGLSGSSPPLAGRSTSRVASAEINTERVAGAPSDRSSKSGIRERRRVRREESSGRNLGTDFKDERPDDLVHNTVSENSELRDRISNEIERQRCDDRIRTLSEQLNNVPMDSDEVASSHGRQTRNEKFAVQAEATTRGYGSSRVKQRKFRRARRARASVPSRDALAHNEMSVASNSLGQASAHQKYHAEECYEEYANQNVARAPRNGCGIPWNWSRIHHRGKSFLDMAGKSLSCGLSDPRSKRSGIGHRGRDSADMPIMSEYSSSSSQSEAEALPLLLDASNSQGSTDNPAWVHNYSGELGIYADNLLKQELDSDLASEARSGQKHKFRRRGNSRHQSLTQKYMPRTFRDLVGQNLVAQALSNAAVKRKVGLLYVFYGPHGTGKTSCARIFARSLNCQSIEHPKPCGFCDSCVAHDMGRSRNIREIGPVSNFDFENMMDLLDNMIVSKLPSQYRVFIFDDCDTLSPDCWSAILKVVDRAPRRVIFMLVSSSLDVLPHIIISRCQKFFFPKLKDADIIYTLQWIATKEDLEIDKDALKLIASRSDGSLRDAEMTLEQLSLLGQRISVPLVQELVGLISDEKLVDLLDLALSADTVNTVKHLREIMESGVEPLALMSQLATVITDILAGSYDFTKERPRRKFFRRQALSKQDMEKLRQALKTLSEAEKQLRMSNDRLTWLTAALLQLAPDQQYMLPNSSADTSFIQSPLGLNNAGGTERPRKSNVEHADLPHKDTKGRVENFQAGSSGDIYSDSRMKGVCIGGKGHNGAGVFAQKAYSVSSDKNRMSSGQLPDKLHHDIEEIWLEVLQNIEINGLKEFMYREGKLTSLSFGAAPTVQLLFSSHLTKSKVEKFRGHILQAFESVLGSPVTIEIRCESGKDVRAGPMVLSASHIGASPSIYGNGMRMAGPDENTRTQVNVREGLAFAKLDSRGIGDSEIIEEEASPRELKHHGQIDNNTRSDLPGGTMSIAKNSSTSIPERRKSGDRSQSLSLVKSKVSLAHVIQQAEGYTQPSSWSKRKAVSIAEKLEQENLRLEPRSRSLLCWKAKRITRRKLSRLKTRSRRPKSLLKLVSCGKCLSGRSPR